In one Oscillospiraceae bacterium genomic region, the following are encoded:
- a CDS encoding dihydrolipoyl dehydrogenase, with protein sequence MEQTYDAVVIGGGPGGYTCAAQLAKYGRKTALVERGLLGGTCLNRGCIPTKTFLHTVSVMEEMEKCRAWGLSCGAASLDQAALLARKEEVTGQLRQGVAQLLDSAGVTRLEGTARVTAPGRVEVELNEGGALSLSAGDVVAAVGSKPALPPIPGCELPGVVTSDRILETFPVLNRLTVIGGGVVGVELASLYAALGTQVTILEGCPRILPGLDREIGQSLSMQLKKRGVQIAVGAVVEKIERDAEGLRCTYREKNTEYSACSDAILVAVGRAPLAQALFSPSVPVVFDRGRVEVDGHMQSCVPHLYVVGDAAAGYPQLAHAASEQGLAAAAHIAGRPWSTDLHLVPSCVYTEPEIASVGLSEAEAKAAGRGVRVGKAVTSANGKSLLTGQERGFVKLVAGEDQVLLGAQLMCARATDMVGELALAIARGVTVGELAALIRPHPTFEEVIGEAARACLSKF encoded by the coding sequence ATGGAGCAAACCTACGACGCCGTGGTCATCGGCGGCGGTCCGGGCGGCTATACCTGCGCCGCCCAGCTGGCGAAATACGGCCGCAAGACGGCCCTGGTGGAGCGGGGGCTGCTGGGCGGCACCTGCCTCAACCGGGGCTGCATCCCCACCAAGACCTTCCTGCACACCGTCTCGGTGATGGAGGAGATGGAGAAGTGCCGGGCCTGGGGGCTGTCCTGCGGCGCCGCCTCCCTGGACCAGGCCGCGCTGCTGGCGCGCAAGGAGGAAGTCACCGGCCAGCTCCGCCAGGGCGTGGCGCAGCTGCTGGACTCCGCCGGGGTCACCCGCCTGGAGGGGACGGCCCGCGTGACCGCCCCCGGCCGGGTGGAGGTGGAGCTGAACGAGGGGGGCGCCCTGTCCCTGTCCGCCGGCGACGTGGTGGCCGCCGTGGGCTCAAAGCCCGCCCTGCCGCCCATCCCGGGGTGTGAGCTGCCCGGGGTGGTGACCAGCGACCGGATATTGGAGACCTTCCCCGTCCTGAACCGCCTCACCGTCATCGGCGGCGGGGTCGTCGGCGTGGAGCTGGCCAGCCTCTACGCCGCACTGGGCACCCAAGTCACTATTTTGGAGGGCTGTCCGCGCATCCTGCCCGGCCTGGACCGGGAGATCGGCCAGAGCCTGTCCATGCAGCTGAAAAAACGGGGCGTCCAAATCGCGGTGGGCGCCGTGGTGGAGAAGATTGAGCGGGACGCGGAGGGGCTGCGCTGCACCTATCGGGAGAAGAATACCGAATACAGCGCCTGCTCCGACGCCATCCTTGTCGCCGTGGGCCGCGCCCCGCTGGCCCAGGCGCTGTTTTCCCCCTCGGTGCCCGTGGTTTTTGACCGGGGCCGGGTGGAGGTGGACGGGCATATGCAGTCCTGCGTCCCCCACCTCTACGTCGTCGGGGACGCCGCCGCGGGCTACCCCCAGCTGGCCCACGCCGCCTCGGAACAGGGGCTGGCCGCCGCCGCCCATATCGCCGGGAGGCCCTGGTCCACCGACCTGCACCTGGTGCCCTCCTGCGTCTATACCGAGCCGGAGATCGCCAGCGTGGGCCTGAGCGAGGCGGAGGCCAAGGCCGCCGGACGCGGGGTCCGGGTGGGCAAGGCGGTCACGTCCGCCAACGGGAAGTCCCTGCTCACCGGCCAGGAGCGGGGCTTCGTCAAGCTGGTGGCGGGGGAGGACCAGGTTCTGCTGGGGGCCCAGCTGATGTGCGCCCGGGCCACCGATATGGTGGGGGAGCTGGCCCTGGCCATCGCCCGGGGCGTGACGGTGGGTGAGCTGGCGGCCCTAATCCGCCCCCATCCCACCTTTGAGGAGGTTATCGGCGAGGCCGCCCGGGCCTGTCTGAGCAAGTTTTAG
- a CDS encoding resolvase codes for MENRVCCLYRVSTDKQVDHDDKNQADIPMQRKACHRFCEEKGWTIVHEEQEDGVSGHKVRAENRDKVQIIKEYAKQGKFDILLVFMFDRIGRIADETPFVVEWFVKTGIRVWSTQEGEQRFDNHTDKLTNYIRFWQADGESEKTSIRTRTSLGQMVEEGHYKGGNAPYGYDLVKSGRINKRKHEVYDLAVNEAEAAVVRIIFDKYVHEGYGAQRIASYLNNQGYRARTGKKWHHASIRGIICNLTYTGVLRSGDSRSPVQPHLQIISPELFEAAQKIRTARANSAEEERTVPLNTRGNSLLAGNVFCGHCGSRLSLTTNGKAYPCKDDPSRMVKRVRYICYGKTRKQTECDGQTGYTAHILDGIIDKLVRQIFERMKAVPKSEIVNVRYREKMEERKSLLASVRAEYTKAAADLETLKGEVIKAIHGQSAFSQELLGTLISEAEAKCAELKQNFEAAQAACDEGQAVLAALNTQYDDIISWSEMYDTASFEAKKMIVNCLIGRVEVYRDYKLHIDFNIDFNQFNLGMDIVTIAA; via the coding sequence ATGGAAAACCGGGTTTGTTGTTTATACAGAGTTTCCACCGACAAACAGGTGGATCACGACGATAAAAACCAGGCGGACATTCCTATGCAGCGGAAAGCCTGTCACCGCTTTTGTGAGGAAAAGGGCTGGACGATTGTTCACGAGGAACAGGAGGACGGCGTTTCCGGCCACAAGGTACGGGCGGAAAACCGGGACAAGGTGCAGATCATCAAGGAATACGCCAAGCAGGGCAAGTTCGATATTCTGCTTGTGTTCATGTTTGACCGCATTGGCCGCATCGCGGATGAAACGCCCTTTGTGGTGGAATGGTTCGTAAAGACCGGCATCCGGGTGTGGAGTACCCAGGAGGGCGAACAGCGGTTTGACAATCACACCGACAAGCTCACCAACTACATACGGTTTTGGCAGGCTGACGGTGAAAGCGAAAAGACCTCTATCCGTACCAGGACGAGCCTGGGGCAGATGGTGGAGGAGGGGCACTACAAGGGCGGCAACGCCCCCTATGGCTACGACCTCGTAAAAAGCGGGCGGATCAACAAGCGCAAGCACGAGGTCTACGATCTGGCCGTCAACGAGGCCGAGGCCGCCGTGGTGCGGATTATCTTTGACAAATACGTGCATGAGGGCTACGGGGCCCAGCGGATCGCCTCCTACCTAAACAATCAGGGCTACCGGGCCCGGACGGGCAAGAAGTGGCACCACGCCAGTATCCGGGGTATCATCTGCAACCTCACCTATACCGGCGTACTGCGGAGCGGCGATAGCCGTTCCCCCGTTCAGCCCCATCTGCAAATCATTTCCCCGGAGCTGTTCGAAGCCGCGCAAAAGATACGCACCGCCCGCGCCAACTCCGCCGAAGAGGAGCGCACCGTTCCGCTGAACACCAGGGGCAACTCCCTGTTGGCCGGAAATGTCTTTTGCGGGCATTGTGGCTCCCGCCTCTCCCTCACCACCAACGGCAAGGCGTACCCTTGCAAGGATGACCCCAGCCGGATGGTGAAGCGTGTGCGATATATCTGCTACGGCAAGACGCGCAAGCAAACCGAGTGCGACGGGCAGACCGGCTACACGGCCCATATCCTGGACGGTATCATTGATAAGCTGGTGCGCCAAATCTTTGAGCGCATGAAAGCCGTCCCCAAAAGCGAGATTGTCAACGTGCGCTACCGGGAAAAGATGGAGGAGCGGAAAAGCCTGCTGGCCTCTGTCCGGGCCGAGTACACCAAGGCCGCCGCCGACCTCGAAACGCTGAAAGGGGAAGTCATTAAGGCAATTCACGGGCAAAGCGCTTTCTCCCAGGAGCTGCTCGGCACCCTGATCAGTGAGGCCGAGGCCAAATGCGCCGAACTGAAGCAGAACTTTGAAGCGGCCCAGGCCGCCTGCGACGAGGGGCAAGCCGTCCTGGCCGCGCTCAACACCCAATATGACGACATCATTTCCTGGTCTGAAATGTACGACACGGCCAGCTTTGAGGCAAAGAAAATGATTGTCAACTGTCTGATTGGACGGGTGGAGGTCTACCGGGACTACAAGCTGCACATTGATTTTAACATCGACTTTAACCAGTTTAACCTGGGAATGGACATTGTGACCATAGCCGCATAA
- a CDS encoding TetR family transcriptional regulator yields the protein MPPKAKITRDMIIDAAFEIARNDGAETINARTVSKKLNCSTQPVMYHFKTIEELKKAVYVKADEFHSAYIAAIQGQSPMKSIGLQYIRFGAKEKHLFRFLFQTNEFSGKSVSDLTSAEEAEFIFETISKTRNIPIEQARVIFKSLFLFAHGYASMIANSDMEYNEETILSDLDLIFDGTLYALKGGL from the coding sequence GTGCCGCCAAAGGCGAAAATTACAAGGGATATGATTATAGACGCAGCATTTGAGATAGCACGAAATGATGGTGCCGAAACTATCAATGCTCGAACTGTATCAAAAAAATTGAATTGTTCCACTCAACCTGTTATGTATCATTTCAAAACAATAGAGGAATTGAAAAAGGCTGTGTACGTCAAGGCAGATGAATTTCACTCGGCGTACATCGCTGCTATTCAAGGACAATCCCCTATGAAAAGTATCGGGCTGCAATATATCCGATTTGGAGCAAAAGAAAAGCACCTGTTTCGTTTTCTGTTTCAAACTAATGAATTTTCAGGAAAAAGTGTTTCTGATTTGACAAGTGCCGAAGAAGCAGAATTTATTTTTGAGACCATATCAAAAACAAGAAATATCCCCATTGAACAAGCACGGGTAATCTTCAAATCTCTATTTTTGTTTGCTCATGGATATGCCAGTATGATCGCAAACAGCGATATGGAATACAATGAAGAAACCATTTTATCGGATTTGGATTTGATATTTGACGGTACGCTATATGCGTTAAAGGGAGGATTGTAA
- a CDS encoding DNA-binding response regulator: MNAEQRVLIIDSDLKNCKAIKYALTEYDISAYYTLSVVNGIERLMRHGCQLVILDISLSETDGLELLRFMRQMKDMPILVLSSQGGIEHKERAFRLGADDYIEKPLELRECLLRAQALLRRYNAAVSLTGQRCYTIVNFEDMLIDPHTRRARYNGRELELTRQEFDLLYLLATHEGRVLTHDQLRHHVWGDDFMGDENNAIPISVSRLRQKLEGGRCIESVRGIGYRFIDPKNKKE; the protein is encoded by the coding sequence ATGAACGCGGAGCAGAGAGTTTTGATTATTGATAGTGATTTGAAAAACTGCAAAGCCATCAAGTACGCCTTGACGGAATACGACATCAGTGCTTATTACACCCTTTCCGTGGTAAACGGTATTGAACGCTTGATGCGCCATGGCTGCCAACTGGTCATTCTTGACATCTCCCTATCGGAAACAGATGGACTTGAACTGCTCCGCTTTATGCGGCAGATGAAGGATATGCCGATCCTGGTGCTGTCCTCCCAGGGCGGCATTGAGCACAAGGAGCGGGCATTTCGCCTGGGGGCAGACGATTACATAGAAAAGCCCCTGGAGCTCCGGGAGTGCCTGCTCCGGGCCCAGGCCCTGCTCCGGCGCTACAACGCCGCCGTCTCCCTGACCGGCCAGCGGTGCTATACCATCGTCAACTTCGAGGATATGCTCATAGACCCCCACACCCGCCGCGCCCGGTACAACGGGCGGGAGCTGGAGCTGACCCGACAGGAGTTTGACCTGCTGTATCTGCTGGCGACCCACGAGGGCCGGGTACTCACCCACGACCAACTGCGCCACCACGTCTGGGGCGATGATTTCATGGGGGACGAAAACAACGCCATCCCTATCAGCGTGAGCCGCCTGCGGCAAAAGCTGGAGGGCGGGCGCTGCATTGAAAGCGTCCGGGGGATCGGCTACCGCTTCATAGACCCTAAGAATAAAAAGGAGTAA